AGGGACTCTGCAAAAACGCCCCGTAGAGCATGTTGGGCATCGCAAGGTCCGCTGCATAGCGGGCGTCTCCCGTCGCCTTGGCTTTGGCATCCACCCTGGGCAGCCGCGTATTTATCACGTTATATGCCTTCATAGTTCCGCCTCCTCCTCGTCATTTCTTCATTCTTCTGGAAGCTTCCTGCACGGCCTCCACGATCTTCTGATACCCCGTACACCGGCAGAGGTTCCCCGAGATGGCCTCTCTTACCTCGCGCTCCGTCGGCCGGGGATTCTTGTCGAGAAGGCTCGTGGCGGAAAGGACCATACCGGGAGTGCAGAAACCGCATTGAATGGCGCCCATTTCCACGAATGTCTGCTGGACCGTATGAAGGGAATCGCCGCGGGCCACCCCCTCTATCGTCGTTATATCGGAACCGTCCGCCTGAACAGCGAGGACGAGACAGGAATTCACCGGCTTGCCGTCGACGATGACGGTG
This portion of the Syntrophorhabdaceae bacterium genome encodes:
- a CDS encoding (2Fe-2S)-binding protein, which translates into the protein MKKLITFRVNDREYEIAVAPNRTLTQVLREDLNLLGTKEGCGVGDCGACTVIVDGKPVNSCLVLAVQADGSDITTIEGVARGDSLHTVQQTFVEMGAIQCGFCTPGMVLSATSLLDKNPRPTEREVREAISGNLCRCTGYQKIVEAVQEASRRMKK